The Pocillopora verrucosa isolate sample1 chromosome 2, ASM3666991v2, whole genome shotgun sequence genome has a segment encoding these proteins:
- the LOC131770406 gene encoding LOW QUALITY PROTEIN: guanine nucleotide-exchange factor SEC12-like (The sequence of the model RefSeq protein was modified relative to this genomic sequence to represent the inferred CDS: inserted 1 base in 1 codon) yields MSFTTLETTNFPLYAVNVLDKDHFLIAGGGGAAKTGVPNALNIYKLGQNSKELKATLVHNFEAGRRPIMNCAIHPTSNVIAVGMDNKCQLLEIDIKEEVKNTEKVKGKKKXIVKEKTQEFIVKELESKVTVSAEDNDSKDDDDVGFQKVVRFTADGQHIITGGSDGHVRVLKYPSLESIHDIKAHTTDVDDLDVHPNSRQFVTCSRDTTAYVWRLEEGKKQFQLYFSVNNEDNFFRIRACRFSSNERKEVSLFTINVPSKFSRKAPTPSYLVKWDCTKWLPQLSQAAGIEPLTQMAISGNGIFVGVGTAEGDISVYIAWNLAPLTTLKGVHNIFVTGLTFLPSSPLINDHLRNEFALLSISADNACKVTTLKRRGEYSYWWILVGFLVLLYLTLVVLAYAGIDL; encoded by the exons ATGTCTTTCACAACTTTAGAGACAACGAATTTTCCACTGTATGCCGTGAACGTCCTAGACAAAGATCATTTTTTGATCGCCGGTGGTGGAGGGGCGGCGAAGACCGGGGTCCCAAATGCTTTG aatatttACAAGCTTGGCCAAAACAGTAAAGAACTCAAAGCAACACTAGTCCATAACTTTGAAGCTGGGAGGAGGCCAATTATGAATTGTGCGATTCATCCAACATCAAATGTCATAGCTGTTGGAATGGACAATAAATGTCAGTTACTTGAGATTGATATTAAGGAGGAAgtaaagaacactgaaaaagtgaaaggaaaaaaaa ttattgtcAAAGAAAAGACACAAGAATTTATTGTCAAAGAATTAGAATCTAAAGTGACAGTTTCAGCAGAGGACAATGATtcaaaagatgatgatgatgtagGTTTTCAGAAAGTTGTGCGATTCACAGCAGACGGACAGCACATTATTACTGGAGGATCTGATGGGCATGTTAGGGTTCTGAAG TATCCCTCCTTGGAAAGTATCCATGATATAAAAGCTCACACAACAGATGTTGATGATTTAGATGTACATCCTAATTCACGTCAG TTTGTAACATGCTCAAGAGACACAACAGCTTATGTGTGGAGGCTGGAAGAAGGCAAAAAACAATTCCAGTTGTATTTTTCTGTTAATAATGAAGATAACTTCTTTAGAATCAGGGCATGCAG GTTTTCTAGCAATGAAAGAAAGGAAGTGAGTCTGTTTACAATAAATGTGCCATCCAAGTTCAGTAGAAAGGCTCCAACACCTTCATACTTAGTCAAGTGGGACTGCACAAAATGGCTGCCACAACTGAGTCAGGCTGCTGGTATTGAACCTCTCACACAAATGGCTATCAG TGGAAATGGGATATTTGTTGGAGTTGGAACAGCAGAAGGTGATATCTCAGTTTACATTGCATGGAATCTGGCT CCCTTGACTACTCTTAAGGGTGTTCACAACATCTTCGTCACAGGACTAACATTCCTTCCCAGTTCTCCACTCATCAATGATCACCTGCGCAACGAGTTTGCATTGCTTAGTATATCTGCTGACAATGCTTGTAAAGTTACTACCCTTAAAAGAAGAG gcgaATATAGTTACTGGTGGATTCTTGTAGgatttttagttttactttacttAACCCTTGTGGTTCTAGCTTATGCAGGCATTGATTTATag
- the LOC131770417 gene encoding eukaryotic translation initiation factor 3 subunit A-like, protein MKNGALALFFCILSLTRVFAEEQTTQQKKTVAKRDEVFYNNVGSVKNSYSIEEEDRSSRSAEKEENQNNNSENKGEYLYYGSVYPRDFEGREYELNYPTYEEWYGPFEPPEEYYQNVDGDYKRSLYSRGKRSAYYGPRGGRSVYHGPRGGRSVATGAGPRGGRSVENDSGPRGGRSVESNIGPRGGRSVESNIGPRGGRSVESDIGPRGGRSVEDSSYLSNTNVGPRGGRSTDASGPRGGRSVDKSSQKLDASSTAETGPRGGRAVSDTKSKADEANGPRGGRDTQSATNDQRGGRDVGEKGPREERVRSVENDGPRGGRSVESGPRGGRAIDSGPRGGRAIEYGPRGGRSVFYGPRGGRAIEYGPRGGRSVDYGPRGGRAIDYGPRGGRAIEYGPRGGRAIEYGPRGGRSVDYGPRGGRAIDYGPRGGRAIEYGPRGGREVYYGPRGGRDIDYGPRGGREIYYGPRGGRAIDFGPRGGRAVDYGPRGGRTVEYGPRGGRAVEYGPRGGRSVDFGPRGGRSLLYDVVFGPRGGRSLAYEPRDRRFVESEGPRGGRDIDFEYGPRGGRDLEYVDVNGPRGGRATGGIDFGPRGGRDLEYSEEEGFYDFGPRGGRAVYFETGPRGGRSVEFETGPRGGREVEYGPRGGQYLYSGPRNGRDISGPRGGRSTTVAESSNGPRGGRDLENGPRGGRSAMAGPRGGRGILSEGSMWAASSGETNDGPRGGRSVGKNTADASGPRGGRSTAESSTAVKREATTAGKEQTVVKERQERDSKEVNVDVEKVDKKLTNSS, encoded by the coding sequence ATGAAGAACGGAGCATTAGCGCTCTTTTTTTGCATTCTCAGTCTGACCAGAGTGTTTGCCGAAGAACAAACGACTCAACAGAAGAAAACCGTTGCGAAAAGAGACGAAGTCTTTTACAACAATGTTGGTTCGGTAAAAAACTCCTACAGTATTGAAGAAGAGGACAGGAGTTCCAGGTCGgctgaaaaggaagaaaatcaaaacaacaattcTGAGAACAAGGGCGAATACTTATACTACGGTTCAGTTTACCCGAGGGACTTTGAAGGAAGGGAATACGAATTGAACTATCCCACTTATGAAGAATGGTATGGCCCCTTTGAGCCGCCTGAGGAATACTATCAGAACGTAGACGGAGATTATAAACGTTCACTGTACTCTCGAGGGAAAAGAAGTGCATACTATGGTCCACGAGGGGGGAGGAGTGTCTACCATGGACCCCGAGGAGGAAGATCTGTAGCAACTGGAGCTGGGCCTCGTGGAGGGAGATCGGTTGAGAACGACAGTGGACCCCGTGGGGGTAGATCTGTGGAAAGTAATATTGGACCTCGTGGGGGTAGGTCTGTGGAAAGTAATATTGGACCCCGTGGGGGAAGATCAGTGGAAAGCGACATTGGACCCCGAGGGGGAAGGAGTGTAGAAGATTCCTCTTATTTGTCAAATACAAACGTCGGGCCCCGTGGAGGAAGAAGTACAGATGCCAGTGGACCAAGGGGTGGAAGAAGCGTTGATAAATCAAGTCAGAAATTGGACGCATCGTCAACTGCAGAAACAGGGCCACGAGGCGGACGAGCAGTTTCAGACACAAAAAGCAAAGCGGATGAGGCTAACGGACCCCGTGGAGGACGAGATACCCAGTCTGCAACCAATGACCAGAGGGGTGGTAGAGATGTGGGAGAGAAAGGCCCCAGGGAGGAAAGAGTCAGGTCAGTTGAAAATGATGGCCCGAGGGGAGGTAGATCAGTAGAGTCCGGCCCACGGGGTGGAAGAGCTATTGATAGTGGCCCCAGGGGAGGGAGGGCTATTGAATACGGTCCTCGGGGAGGAAGATCTGTATTTTATGGCCCTCGTGGTGGAAGAGCGATAGAATACGGCCCAAGGGGTGGTAGATCAGTTGATTATGGACCAAGAGGTGGTAGAGCGATCGACTACGGACCCAGGGGTGGAAGAGCTATTGAATATGGACCTCGGGGTGGCAGAGCGATAGAATACGGCCCAAGGGGTGGTAGATCGGTTGACTATGGACCAAGAGGTGGAAGAGCAATCGACTATGGACCCAGGGGGGGAAGAGCTATTGAGTATGGACCTCGAGGTGGTAGAGAAGTCTACTACGGACCCAGAGGAGGAAGGGATATAGATTATGGACCTCGTGGTGGGAGAGAAATTTATTACGGACCCAGAGGTGGAAGAGCCATAGATTTTGGTCCTCGAGGAGGTAGGGCTGTAGATTACGGTCCCAGGGGAGGTAGGACAGTCGAATACGGTCCCCGGGGAGGAAGGGCTGTAGAATATGGTCCTCGTGGTGGTCGTTCGGTAGATTTTGGCCCACGTGGAGGTCGTTCACTTTTATACGATGTCGTTTTTGGTCCAAGAGGGGGGAGATCCTTAGCGTACGAACCACGGGATAGAAGATTCGTAGAATCCGAGGGTCCACGTGGTGGAAGGGACATTGACTTTGAATACGGTCCCCGTGGAGGTAGAGACCTAGAGTATGTAGACGTCAACGGGCCTAGAGGAGGGAGAGCCACTGGAGGAATTGACTTCGGCCCCAGGGGAGGTCGTGACCTAGAATATTCAGAAGAGGAAGGATTCTATGATTTTGGTCCACGAGGTGGACGGGCTGTTTATTTTGAGACGGGGCCACGAGGGGGTAGGAGTGTGGAATTCGAGACAGGACCCCGAGGAGGGCGAGAAGTGGAATATGGACCCCGTGGCGGACAGTACCTTTACAGTGGGCCACGTAACGGGAGGGACATATCTGGACCTCGAGGAGGACGTAGTACCACTGTTGCGGAGAGTTCAAACGGTCCACGTGGAGGACGTGACCTTGAAAATGGGCCTCGCGGAGGCAGAAGTGCCATGGCAGGCCCTCGCGGTGGAAGAGGCATCTTATCAGAAGGATCAATGTGGGCCGCCAGTTCTGGAGAAACTAATGATGGGCCACGGGGAGGGAGAAGCGTTGGCAAAAACACTGCTGACGCATCTGGACCTCGTGGAGGGCGAAGCACTGCTGAGAGCAGCACAGCTGTAAAGCGAGAGGCAACCACTGCAGGGAAAGAGCAAACAGTCGTTAAAGAAAGACAGGAGAGGGACTCCAAGGAAGTAAACGTTGATGTAGAGAAGGTCGATAAGAAGCTAACAAATTCGAGCTGA
- the LOC136279203 gene encoding uncharacterized protein → MKINLLYGNCRKTWPKAWCAFANICGDISCAIWFVVLVPQIWKNWKRRSVEGLSILWATANFTASLANVFFAFSVALPVYIKILAVYMPILESIILLQFLLYSKHTMRMKLSYGACCFLIWIAVISLDLSVADAAEKVQWLAIVLWSIESFPQIILNMRRRTTDGQSTLSVVITLVGKTTDFLANYLLLLPAQYIVMTYFSCTMAFINGIQVIWYPKLQQKTSVVMPTTYGRHRSPDEDAFTVEANDCEQVPPMADEGSSVEEVNRESVEEMTSVCTLVGPNFEFRARLRDIPFYQRGFIFLLMLALVVFSVCICVNTESALGIFAPISVAVVLFGAFLYRNYREGRLQFANSVLAWLDRCCVDKPVQYTWLTRDDE, encoded by the exons ATGAAAATCAACTTGCTTTACGGGAATTGCCGTAAAACATGGCCCAAAGCTTGGTGCGCGTTTGCAAATATTTGTGGGGACATAAGCTGTGCAATTTGGTTTGTTGTTTTGGTACCACAAATATGGAAGAACTGGAAGCGTCGATCTGTGGAAGGACTTAGCATTCTTTGGGCCACTGCGAACTTCACAGCATCGCTGGCAAACGTTTTCTTCGCTTTTTCTGTTGCACTGCCTGTGTATATCAAAATATTAGCGGTATATATGCCCATTTTAGAGTCTATCATACTACTACAGTTTTTGTTATACTCTAAGCACACTATGCGGATGAAATTATCCTACGGCGCTTGTTGTTTTCTGATCTGGATTGCAGTGATCAGTTTAGACCTTTCCGTTGCCGATGCCGCGGAAAAAGTCCAGTGGTTGGCAATTGTTCTTTGGTCTATTGAGTCATTTCCGCAG ATTATTTTGAATATGCGTCGTCGCACAACAGATGGTCAGTCCACACTCTCTGTTGTAATTACACTTGTTGGTAAAACAACGGATTTCTTGGCAAATTATCTCCTGCTTTTGCCAGCACAATACATTGTCATGACCTATTTTTCGTGTACCATGGCTTTTATCAATGGAATACAG GTTATCTGGTACCCCAAGCTGCAACAGAAAACAAGTGTTGTCATGCCCACAACATACGGCAGGCACAGGAGTCCAGACGAGGATGCCTTCACTGTGGAAGCGAATGACTGCGAACAAGTTCCTCCGATGGCCGACGAGGGAAGCTCAGTGGAAGAAGTCAACAGAGAATCTGTAGAAGAAATGACCTCCGTTTGCACACTTGTTGGACCGAATTTCGAATTTCGTGCAAGGTTGCGCGATATTCCGTTCTATCAGCGGGGTTTTATATTTCTTCTTATGCTGGCTCTGGTGGTTTTCAGCGTGTGCATTTGCGTGAACACGGAGTCTGCGCTGGGAATTTTCGCGCCAATTTCGGTTGCAGTTGTTCTTTTTGGTGCGTTTTTGTATCGAAATTACCGCGAGGGCCGGTTGCAGTTCGCCAACTCTGTTTTGGCGTGGCTGGATCGCTGCTGCGTTGATAAACCCGTGCAGTACACGTGGCTGACACGTGATGATGAATGA